One window of the Archangium primigenium genome contains the following:
- a CDS encoding phosphotransferase family protein, producing MSQPPPTDQAGAVRSGEELDVAAVDAWLKRQEPTLHGTPTVTQYSGGASNWTYRLEYPARDLILRRPPAGTKAKSAHDMAREFSVQKALKPVYPAVPTMVGLCQDASVIGADFYVMERIPGLIPRKHLPRGLTLDRAQTRELCLHVIDKLIELHQVDPKAAGLESLGKGPGYPRRQIEGWSERYEKARTWNVPRFGYVRDWLKAHTPEDIATRVIHNDWRFDNVVLSPERPTEVIGVLDWEMATVGDPLMDLGSMLAYWVHADDDVFLRTTRRQPTHLPGMLRRDEVVAYYLERTGLKPEHWTFYEVYGVFRLAVIAQQIYYRYHHKQTRNPAFKNFWVLINYLHWRCRKLIRSGGR from the coding sequence GGAGCCCACGCTGCACGGCACGCCCACGGTGACGCAGTACTCGGGCGGCGCGTCCAACTGGACCTACCGGCTCGAGTACCCCGCGCGCGATCTCATCCTGCGCCGCCCTCCGGCGGGCACCAAGGCGAAGTCCGCGCACGACATGGCGCGCGAGTTCTCCGTGCAGAAGGCGCTCAAGCCCGTCTACCCGGCGGTGCCCACCATGGTGGGGCTGTGCCAGGACGCCTCGGTCATCGGCGCGGACTTCTACGTGATGGAGCGCATCCCGGGCCTCATCCCCCGCAAGCACCTGCCCCGGGGCCTCACCCTGGACCGCGCCCAGACGCGCGAGCTGTGCCTGCACGTCATCGACAAGCTGATCGAGCTGCACCAGGTGGACCCCAAGGCCGCGGGGCTCGAGTCGCTCGGCAAGGGGCCCGGCTACCCCCGGCGGCAGATCGAGGGCTGGTCCGAGCGCTACGAGAAGGCGCGCACCTGGAACGTGCCGCGCTTTGGCTACGTGCGCGACTGGCTCAAGGCCCACACGCCCGAGGACATCGCCACCCGCGTCATCCACAACGACTGGCGCTTCGACAACGTGGTGCTCTCGCCCGAGCGGCCCACCGAGGTCATCGGGGTGCTCGACTGGGAGATGGCCACGGTGGGCGATCCGCTGATGGACCTGGGCAGCATGCTCGCCTACTGGGTGCACGCGGACGACGACGTGTTCCTGCGCACCACGCGCCGCCAGCCCACGCACCTGCCCGGCATGCTCCGGCGCGACGAGGTGGTCGCCTACTACCTGGAGCGCACGGGGCTCAAGCCGGAGCACTGGACCTTCTACGAGGTGTACGGCGTGTTCCGCCTGGCCGTCATCGCGCAGCAGATCTACTACCGCTACCACCACAAGCAGACGCGCAACCCGGCGTTCAAGAACTTCTGGGTGCTCATCAACTACCTGCACTGGCGCTGCCGCAAGCTCATCCGGAGCGGAGGCCGCTGA
- a CDS encoding histidine phosphatase family protein, giving the protein MGAVYFVRHGQASFGRKDYDQLSETGFEQARVLGESLRARLPGVDAVFMGRMARHRQTAETCLGVLGVSAEPRILAGLDEFDHEELIRRHTPRYADPVVLQEEMMREADPRRAFQALFAQAVERWVLDTTGGYTESWSAFRQRCLDALETILQTPSGTVLVFTSAGPISAVCQELLHIPDAHAFQLNWTMANAAVTKVIHSARGRYLSTLNEHAHFEGARRALLTYR; this is encoded by the coding sequence ATGGGCGCCGTGTACTTCGTGCGGCACGGGCAGGCGTCGTTCGGGCGGAAGGACTACGACCAGCTCTCGGAGACGGGCTTCGAGCAGGCCCGGGTGCTCGGCGAGTCCCTGCGCGCGCGCCTGCCGGGCGTGGACGCGGTGTTCATGGGCCGCATGGCGCGGCACCGGCAGACGGCCGAGACGTGCCTCGGCGTGCTGGGCGTGAGCGCCGAGCCCCGGATCCTCGCGGGCCTGGACGAGTTCGACCACGAGGAGCTCATCCGCCGCCACACGCCGCGCTACGCGGACCCCGTCGTCCTCCAGGAGGAGATGATGCGGGAGGCGGATCCCCGCCGGGCCTTCCAGGCCCTGTTCGCCCAGGCCGTGGAGCGCTGGGTCCTGGACACCACGGGCGGGTACACCGAGTCCTGGTCCGCCTTCCGCCAGCGCTGCCTGGACGCGCTGGAGACCATCCTCCAGACGCCCTCCGGCACGGTGCTGGTGTTCACCTCCGCGGGGCCCATCAGCGCCGTGTGCCAGGAGCTGCTGCACATCCCGGACGCGCACGCCTTCCAGCTCAACTGGACCATGGCCAACGCGGCGGTGACCAAGGTCATCCACAGCGCGCGGGGCCGCTACCTGTCCACGCTCAACGAGCACGCCCACTTCGAGGGGGCCCGGCGGGCGCTCCTCACCTACCGCTGA
- a CDS encoding LysR family transcriptional regulator, protein MSTPPDLNLLPVFVAVAETGSMSAAARRLGLPKSSVSRGVAALEESLGVQLFHRTTRQVALTTAGTAFHDKVRPLVAALRDITAGLPEQEDEPSGALRLTAPVDMGLTFLAPLAATFSARYPAVQLDIRPTNQTVDLVGEGFDAALRVSVRLSDSTLVARRLSALESALYAAPTYLARRGTPRSAAEVGAHDWIIHRRVQQLPAPLVAPTRPRLVTDDLLFAHRAVCEGLGLAMLPTFLARQDVTAGRLVRVLPGWSHKVGHLFFVHPRTEHVPRKVAAFRDCVIAYLAANPLVTGGE, encoded by the coding sequence GTGAGCACCCCGCCCGACTTGAACCTCCTGCCGGTGTTCGTGGCGGTGGCCGAGACGGGGAGCATGTCCGCGGCGGCCCGGCGGCTCGGGCTGCCGAAGTCCTCGGTGAGCCGGGGCGTGGCGGCGCTCGAGGAGTCCCTGGGCGTGCAGCTCTTCCACCGCACCACCCGTCAGGTGGCGCTCACCACGGCGGGCACGGCCTTCCACGACAAGGTCCGGCCGCTCGTGGCCGCCCTGCGCGACATCACCGCGGGCCTGCCCGAGCAGGAGGACGAGCCGTCCGGCGCGCTGCGCCTCACCGCGCCCGTGGACATGGGGCTCACCTTCCTCGCCCCGCTGGCGGCGACGTTCTCCGCGCGCTACCCGGCGGTGCAGCTCGACATCCGCCCCACCAACCAGACGGTGGACCTGGTGGGCGAGGGCTTCGACGCGGCCCTGCGGGTCTCCGTCCGGCTCTCGGACTCGACGCTCGTGGCCCGGCGCCTCAGCGCGCTGGAGTCCGCCCTCTACGCGGCCCCCACCTACCTCGCGCGGCGCGGCACGCCCCGGAGCGCCGCGGAGGTGGGCGCGCACGACTGGATCATCCACCGCCGGGTGCAGCAGTTGCCCGCGCCGCTCGTGGCTCCTACCCGGCCGCGCCTCGTCACGGACGATCTGCTCTTCGCGCACCGGGCGGTGTGCGAGGGCCTGGGCCTGGCCATGCTGCCCACCTTCCTCGCGCGTCAGGACGTGACGGCGGGCCGGCTCGTGCGCGTGCTGCCCGGGTGGTCGCACAAGGTGGGTCACCTCTTCTTCGTCCACCCGCGCACCGAACACGTGCCCCGGAAGGTCGCCGCCTTCCGGGACTGCGTCATCGCCTACCTCGCGGCGAACCCGCTGGTGACGGGCGGGGAGTAG
- a CDS encoding DODA-type extradiol aromatic ring-opening family dioxygenase has protein sequence MSHEDEAGVTRRAALVGGLAGAAGLTALAQGQGTASARPERMPVVFIPHGGGPWPFVDMGFNDPQEFSALSGYLQSLRAVPKTPPKALLVISAHWEEAVPTVMTSPRPPMLYDYYGFPPASYQITWPAPGDPQLAARVRELLGAAGFQTASDAQRGYDHGTFIPLKLTYPNADVPTVQLSLKHGLDPAEHLAMGRALAPLRDEGVFIIGSGMSYHNLRAGFGRGAQRVAEDFDAWLRETAVLDAPARDARLSQWDQAPAGRQSHPREEHLLPLMVIAGAAGADRGTIAYNGTFIGTRLSAVHFA, from the coding sequence ATGAGTCACGAGGATGAAGCGGGCGTCACGCGGCGCGCGGCGCTGGTGGGCGGTCTGGCGGGCGCCGCGGGGCTCACCGCGCTGGCCCAGGGGCAGGGGACGGCTTCGGCGCGGCCCGAGCGCATGCCCGTGGTCTTCATTCCCCATGGCGGCGGCCCCTGGCCGTTCGTCGACATGGGCTTCAACGATCCCCAGGAGTTCTCCGCCCTGAGCGGCTACCTCCAGTCCCTGCGCGCCGTGCCGAAGACGCCGCCCAAGGCGCTCCTGGTCATCTCCGCGCACTGGGAGGAGGCCGTGCCCACGGTGATGACGAGCCCCCGGCCGCCCATGCTCTACGACTACTACGGCTTTCCCCCGGCCTCGTACCAGATCACCTGGCCCGCGCCGGGCGACCCCCAATTGGCGGCCCGGGTGCGCGAGCTGCTCGGGGCGGCGGGCTTCCAGACGGCCAGCGACGCCCAGCGCGGCTATGACCACGGCACCTTCATCCCGCTCAAGCTGACCTACCCGAACGCGGACGTGCCCACGGTGCAGCTGTCGCTCAAGCACGGGTTGGATCCCGCCGAGCACCTGGCGATGGGACGGGCGCTCGCGCCCCTGCGGGACGAGGGCGTGTTCATCATCGGCAGCGGCATGTCGTACCACAACCTGCGCGCGGGCTTCGGCCGGGGCGCCCAGCGCGTGGCCGAGGACTTCGACGCCTGGCTGCGGGAGACCGCCGTGCTCGACGCCCCGGCGCGTGATGCCCGACTGAGCCAGTGGGATCAGGCGCCCGCGGGCCGTCAGTCCCACCCGCGCGAGGAGCACCTGCTGCCCCTGATGGTCATCGCCGGCGCGGCGGGCGCGGACCGCGGCACCATCGCCTACAACGGCACCTTCATCGGCACGCGGCTGTCCGCGGTCCACTTCGCCTGA
- a CDS encoding class I SAM-dependent methyltransferase, which translates to MAAQYDQLGDKVADWDVLPVRSEHLEGHTLFKALGSVEGQSVLDLACGDGLYTRQFKARGATRVVGVDISEEMIRGARRQEDAHPLGLTYHVADVAEMPALGAFDVVTAVYLLHYATSPEHLLRMCQNIHDHVKPGGRFVTYAFNPDFRAKGPAFTRYGITLRDYPEAPVDGQTISATLHTKSPFTIHFAHWSRSTYERALRAAGFQTLTWLLPECSPEGLRKEGPAFWRDYLDNPHAVALRCER; encoded by the coding sequence ATGGCGGCACAGTATGACCAGCTCGGAGACAAGGTCGCGGATTGGGACGTGCTGCCCGTGCGCTCCGAGCACCTGGAAGGCCACACCCTCTTCAAGGCGCTGGGGTCCGTGGAGGGCCAGAGCGTGCTCGATCTGGCGTGTGGCGACGGGCTGTACACGCGGCAGTTCAAGGCGCGGGGCGCCACGCGGGTGGTGGGCGTGGACATCTCCGAGGAGATGATTCGCGGGGCGCGCCGTCAGGAGGACGCCCATCCCCTGGGCCTCACCTACCACGTGGCGGATGTGGCCGAGATGCCCGCGCTCGGGGCCTTCGATGTCGTGACGGCCGTCTACCTGCTGCACTACGCGACCTCGCCCGAGCACCTGCTGCGGATGTGCCAGAACATCCATGATCACGTGAAGCCGGGAGGCCGCTTCGTCACCTACGCGTTCAATCCCGACTTCCGCGCGAAGGGCCCCGCGTTCACCCGCTACGGCATCACCCTGCGGGACTACCCGGAGGCGCCCGTGGATGGCCAGACGATCTCCGCGACACTGCACACGAAGAGCCCGTTCACCATCCACTTCGCGCACTGGAGCCGGAGCACCTACGAGCGGGCCCTGCGCGCGGCGGGCTTCCAGACCCTCACCTGGCTCCTCCCCGAGTGCTCCCCGGAGGGACTGCGGAAGGAGGGCCCCGCGTTCTGGCGGGACTACCTCGACAATCCGCACGCGGTGGCCCTGCGCTGCGAGCGGTGA
- a CDS encoding aminotransferase class I/II-fold pyridoxal phosphate-dependent enzyme, protein MNPIQPREDDELIGAILGAADEASRCIQGRSIDEVLATPDARETLRRCATDLGTAAREVSEMMRNWASHIPWESMTAIGEDAPAADDGAVRALWGFMHQQLHQVRGDLEEMWRPAHLRREVDPDETYALDKNAYDFYRPVGRNLLQRTEEFHGWVEARRRTETWQYSRVLEASPGSIARITNDVGRRTQGINFNSQDYLSFNAHPAIREAAARALHDYGPHSAGSPMVLGNTRISDALEAELGDLLKMEHLTLFPTGWGAGFGSMVGLVRQEDHVVIDRLAHACLQQGARAATRNVIRYEHLNLESVRQHLKDIRARDSRNGILVVTDGLFSVDADWPDLVMLQDICRQHDATLLVDVAHDLGAMGPGGTGVIGMQELLGKVDLVMGAFSKTFASNGGFLASRSAAVKQYVKMFGGSHMFSNALSPVQSAVVLEATRILRSPEGEVLRGRLFKAIHALRDELSRRGLTCMGSPSPIVPLLIGNEKLARIANRRLFDRGVLAFMVEFPVTPTGSSRFRLQVQAAHEPQDALEAARIIDESIAEARAYLSSAFGSGLA, encoded by the coding sequence ATGAATCCCATCCAACCGCGTGAGGACGATGAGCTCATTGGCGCCATCCTGGGAGCGGCCGACGAGGCGTCCCGGTGCATCCAGGGCCGCTCGATCGACGAGGTGCTCGCCACCCCCGACGCCCGGGAGACCCTGCGGCGCTGTGCCACGGACCTGGGCACGGCCGCTCGGGAAGTCTCGGAGATGATGCGCAACTGGGCCAGCCACATCCCCTGGGAGTCGATGACGGCCATCGGCGAGGACGCGCCCGCGGCCGACGACGGCGCGGTGCGCGCCCTGTGGGGCTTCATGCACCAGCAGCTGCACCAGGTGCGGGGAGACCTGGAGGAGATGTGGCGGCCCGCGCACCTGCGCCGCGAGGTGGACCCGGACGAGACGTACGCGCTCGACAAGAACGCCTATGACTTCTACCGGCCGGTGGGGAGGAACCTCCTCCAGCGCACCGAGGAGTTCCATGGCTGGGTGGAGGCGCGCCGCCGGACCGAGACCTGGCAGTACTCGCGGGTGCTGGAGGCCTCCCCGGGCAGCATCGCCCGCATCACCAACGACGTGGGCCGCCGCACCCAGGGCATCAACTTCAACTCCCAGGACTACCTGTCCTTCAATGCCCATCCCGCCATCCGGGAGGCGGCGGCCCGGGCCCTGCACGACTACGGCCCGCACAGCGCGGGCTCGCCCATGGTGCTCGGCAACACGCGCATCTCCGACGCACTGGAGGCGGAGCTGGGAGATTTGCTGAAGATGGAGCACCTCACGCTGTTTCCCACCGGCTGGGGCGCGGGGTTCGGCTCCATGGTGGGGCTGGTGCGCCAGGAGGACCACGTCGTCATCGACCGGCTGGCGCACGCGTGTCTGCAACAGGGCGCGCGCGCGGCCACCCGCAACGTCATCCGCTACGAGCACCTCAACCTGGAGTCCGTGCGCCAGCACCTGAAGGACATCCGCGCGCGCGACTCGCGCAACGGCATCCTCGTGGTGACCGATGGCCTGTTCTCCGTGGACGCGGACTGGCCCGACCTCGTCATGCTCCAGGACATCTGCCGGCAGCACGACGCCACCCTGCTGGTGGACGTGGCGCACGACCTGGGCGCCATGGGGCCCGGCGGCACGGGTGTGATCGGCATGCAGGAGCTGCTGGGCAAGGTGGACCTGGTGATGGGCGCCTTCTCCAAGACGTTCGCGTCCAATGGCGGCTTCCTGGCGTCGCGCTCGGCGGCGGTCAAACAGTACGTGAAGATGTTCGGCGGCTCGCACATGTTCTCCAACGCCCTGTCGCCGGTGCAGTCGGCGGTGGTGCTCGAGGCCACGCGCATCCTCCGCTCTCCCGAGGGCGAGGTTCTGCGCGGGCGGCTGTTCAAGGCCATCCACGCCCTGCGCGACGAGCTCTCCCGGCGAGGCCTCACGTGCATGGGCTCGCCGTCGCCCATCGTCCCGCTGCTCATCGGCAACGAGAAGCTGGCGCGCATCGCCAACCGGCGGCTGTTCGACCGGGGCGTGCTCGCGTTCATGGTGGAGTTCCCCGTGACGCCGACGGGCTCCTCGCGCTTCCGGCTCCAGGTGCAGGCGGCGCACGAGCCCCAGGACGCGCTCGAGGCCGCGCGCATCATCGACGAGTCCATCGCCGAGGCGCGCGCCTACCTGTCGAGCGCCTTCGGCTCCGGACTGGCGTGA
- a CDS encoding NAD(P)/FAD-dependent oxidoreductase, whose protein sequence is MFDAIVIGGRCAGAATAMLLARKGHRVLMVDRSTFPSDVISTHFLWPHGTSYLNRWGLLEKVLAVTPSHTELELVHDGISLSGGVPEDLLRQSFQQLHGDDTGVVRRYCSVRRRVLDKILVDAAGEAGVEVREGFTVEELLTEGSRVVGIRGRTREGTRVEERARIVIGADGRNSFVARTLKLPRFDERLQCTFAYWGYFSGFDAGRAHLMRRGRMGAAIVPTNFGQNMTLVFGPSEWSEAFRRDIPGNFQRALDFVSPEFGEQVRTQGQREERLYGTLDQAAFLRPLHGAGWVLVGDAGCFKDQCTATGMTHAFRDAELVSAALDGWLAGRQPLDAALKHYEDRRRSQSAAAYYDYVCTLAEMKPLRHDELQLFVSLRGNQEETNRFIATHADISPVSEFFQASNLLLINDAAKESSRGHAIFEQFESTSRQYLHNPFAA, encoded by the coding sequence ATGTTCGATGCGATCGTGATCGGGGGCCGGTGCGCGGGGGCGGCCACGGCGATGTTGCTGGCGCGCAAGGGGCACCGGGTGCTGATGGTGGATCGCTCCACCTTCCCCAGCGACGTCATCTCCACGCACTTCCTGTGGCCGCACGGAACGTCGTACCTGAACCGGTGGGGGCTCTTGGAGAAGGTGCTCGCCGTGACGCCCTCGCACACGGAGCTGGAGCTGGTGCACGACGGCATCTCCCTGAGCGGCGGCGTGCCGGAGGATCTGCTGCGCCAGTCCTTCCAGCAGCTGCACGGCGATGACACGGGGGTGGTGCGGCGCTACTGCTCGGTGCGGCGCCGGGTGCTGGACAAGATCCTGGTCGACGCCGCCGGGGAGGCGGGGGTGGAGGTGCGTGAGGGCTTCACCGTGGAGGAACTGCTCACCGAGGGCTCGCGCGTGGTGGGCATCCGGGGCCGCACGCGCGAGGGCACGCGGGTGGAGGAGCGGGCGCGCATCGTCATTGGCGCGGATGGGCGCAACTCCTTCGTGGCCCGGACGCTCAAGCTGCCCCGGTTCGACGAGCGCCTCCAGTGCACGTTCGCCTACTGGGGCTACTTCTCCGGGTTCGACGCGGGGCGGGCGCACCTGATGCGCCGGGGGCGGATGGGCGCGGCGATCGTCCCCACCAACTTCGGGCAGAACATGACGCTCGTCTTCGGCCCCAGTGAGTGGTCCGAGGCCTTCCGCCGGGACATCCCCGGCAACTTCCAGCGCGCCCTGGACTTCGTGAGTCCGGAGTTCGGCGAGCAGGTGCGAACCCAGGGCCAGCGCGAGGAGCGCCTGTACGGGACCCTGGATCAAGCGGCCTTCCTGCGGCCCTTGCATGGCGCCGGCTGGGTGCTGGTGGGGGACGCGGGCTGCTTCAAGGACCAGTGCACGGCCACGGGCATGACGCACGCCTTCCGGGACGCGGAGCTGGTGTCGGCGGCGCTCGACGGGTGGCTGGCCGGGCGCCAGCCGCTGGACGCGGCGCTCAAGCACTACGAGGACCGGCGCCGCAGCCAGTCCGCCGCCGCCTACTACGACTATGTCTGCACCCTCGCCGAGATGAAGCCCTTGCGGCACGACGAGCTCCAGCTCTTCGTGTCCCTGCGCGGCAACCAGGAAGAGACCAACCGCTTCATCGCCACCCACGCGGACATCTCCCCGGTGTCCGAGTTCTTCCAGGCCTCCAACCTGCTGCTCATCAACGACGCCGCGAAGGAGTCCTCGCGCGGTCACGCCATCTTCGAGCAGTTCGAGTCCACCTCCCGCCAGTACCTCCACAACCCGTTCGCCGCCTGA
- a CDS encoding LysR family transcriptional regulator, translated as MDTFSEIAVFTRVVDLGGFARAAQKLRLTPSGVSRIVSRLESRLGVRLLNRTTRSLSLTDEGAAYYERCTRILADLDEANASLARSRVTPHGRLRVDAPVALADYVLGAALPRFLERYPEVSIDLTVRDQLIDPTAEGVDVVIRLAAARDSELVSRNLAPARFLLVASPAYLAARGRPRTLAALREHTCLAYLSNTGPLPWRLKGRAGEEKYVVDGRLVAGSGNVLTRAAVAGLGIAQTIEYHVAAELARGELEVVLEEYEPEPRTVHALFARQKSAVPKVRAFIDFLAELFASPPAGLAGRTRR; from the coding sequence ATGGACACCTTCTCGGAGATCGCGGTCTTCACGCGGGTGGTGGACCTGGGCGGCTTCGCGCGGGCGGCCCAGAAGCTGCGGCTCACGCCCTCGGGGGTCAGCCGGATCGTCTCGCGGTTGGAGTCCCGGCTGGGCGTGCGGCTGCTCAACCGGACCACCCGCAGCCTCAGCCTCACGGACGAGGGGGCCGCGTACTACGAGCGCTGCACGCGCATCCTCGCGGACCTCGACGAGGCGAATGCCTCCCTGGCCCGGAGCCGGGTCACCCCTCACGGGCGGCTGCGCGTGGACGCGCCCGTCGCCCTCGCGGACTACGTGCTCGGCGCGGCCCTCCCGCGCTTCCTCGAGCGCTACCCGGAGGTGTCGATCGATCTGACGGTCCGCGATCAGCTCATCGACCCGACGGCCGAGGGCGTGGACGTGGTCATCCGCCTCGCGGCGGCGCGGGACTCCGAGCTCGTCTCGCGCAACCTCGCCCCCGCGCGCTTCCTCCTGGTGGCCTCGCCCGCCTATCTCGCCGCGCGGGGGCGGCCCCGCACGCTCGCCGCGCTGCGCGAGCACACCTGCCTCGCGTACCTGTCGAACACGGGCCCCCTGCCGTGGCGCCTCAAGGGCCGGGCGGGGGAGGAGAAGTACGTCGTGGACGGCCGGCTCGTCGCGGGCTCGGGCAACGTGCTCACCCGGGCGGCGGTCGCCGGGCTCGGCATCGCCCAGACCATCGAGTACCACGTGGCCGCGGAGCTCGCCCGGGGCGAGCTGGAGGTCGTCCTCGAGGAGTACGAGCCCGAGCCGCGCACGGTCCACGCCCTCTTCGCGCGACAGAAGTCCGCCGTGCCCAAGGTCCGGGCCTTCATCGACTTCCTGGCGGAGCTGTTCGCCTCCCCCCCGGCGGGCCTGGCGGGCCGGACGCGCCGGTAG
- a CDS encoding MBL fold metallo-hydrolase, with amino-acid sequence MKLALPMFALSLSLAAPVQAAAPLKTEVFTASPEGFRVTSTLITGEQDAVLVDAQFTLSEAHRLVAKVLDSKKTLKTVFITHGHPDHYFGLEVVRAAFPEARIVATPAVIAEIKALAPKHVAQWKPMYGANLTTAPVTPSPLAEDHLELEGQRLELLSLGAGESEAATAVWIPSTRTLIAGDVAYQQVHPYLANTDAVWRAKWLKNIEQLDKRGATTVIPGHRSEKAPPGTTALRETAAYIRDFETSLAASDDAEAVKRPVLAKYGTFELPMILDFSTQAALAKKAKR; translated from the coding sequence ATGAAGCTCGCCCTGCCGATGTTCGCCCTGTCCCTCTCGCTCGCCGCTCCGGTCCAGGCCGCCGCGCCGCTCAAGACCGAGGTCTTCACCGCGTCGCCCGAGGGCTTTCGCGTCACGTCCACCCTCATCACCGGCGAGCAGGACGCGGTGCTCGTCGACGCGCAGTTCACGCTCTCGGAGGCCCACCGCCTGGTGGCGAAAGTCCTCGACTCCAAGAAGACGCTGAAGACGGTCTTCATCACCCACGGCCACCCGGACCACTACTTCGGCCTCGAGGTGGTGCGCGCGGCCTTCCCCGAGGCGAGGATCGTCGCCACGCCCGCCGTCATCGCGGAGATCAAGGCGCTGGCGCCCAAGCATGTCGCGCAGTGGAAGCCCATGTACGGCGCCAACCTCACCACCGCGCCGGTGACGCCCTCCCCGCTCGCGGAGGATCACCTGGAGCTGGAGGGCCAGCGGCTGGAGCTCCTCTCCCTGGGAGCCGGGGAGAGCGAGGCCGCCACGGCGGTGTGGATTCCCTCCACCCGGACGCTGATCGCGGGGGACGTGGCCTACCAGCAGGTGCACCCCTACCTCGCGAACACGGATGCCGTCTGGCGGGCGAAGTGGCTCAAGAACATCGAGCAGCTCGACAAGCGCGGCGCCACCACGGTCATCCCGGGGCACCGCTCGGAGAAGGCGCCCCCGGGCACCACGGCCCTGCGCGAGACGGCGGCCTACATCCGCGACTTCGAGACCTCGCTCGCGGCGTCCGATGACGCGGAGGCCGTCAAGCGCCCGGTGCTCGCGAAGTACGGCACGTTCGAGCTGCCCATGATCCTCGACTTCAGCACGCAGGCGGCGCTCGCGAAGAAGGCGAAGCGCTGA
- a CDS encoding SMI1/KNR4 family protein: MSSLLEEVSRDHFPSPPATPEEIEEFERGVGWKLDPDLRAFYLHCNGARLFEPPPFAPFRILPLSEIERGRAAIFGEDDDPWGPAYIYAICDVQDGDYVMLDVSRQVEGCYPLVDGWKEAWRNKEYTWPLASSFSEFLAEALRSNGRPFWLDRHEK, translated from the coding sequence ATGAGCAGCCTGCTCGAAGAGGTCTCCCGCGACCACTTCCCGTCTCCCCCTGCCACTCCCGAGGAGATCGAGGAGTTCGAGCGAGGGGTGGGTTGGAAGCTGGACCCGGACCTGCGGGCCTTCTACCTGCACTGCAATGGGGCACGGTTGTTCGAGCCACCTCCCTTCGCCCCATTCAGAATCCTCCCGCTGTCCGAAATCGAGAGAGGAAGAGCGGCGATCTTCGGTGAAGACGACGACCCGTGGGGCCCTGCATACATCTATGCGATCTGCGACGTGCAAGATGGTGATTACGTCATGCTGGACGTGAGCCGACAGGTTGAGGGTTGCTACCCCCTCGTGGACGGCTGGAAGGAGGCATGGCGTAACAAGGAATACACTTGGCCGCTCGCCTCCTCCTTCTCCGAGTTCCTGGCCGAGGCGCTGCGGAGCAACGGACGCCCGTTCTGGTTGGACCGGCACGAGAAGTGA
- a CDS encoding iron-containing redox enzyme family protein encodes MASIEDQLEALTVGMARQVASWLPEVTPERYVAFLDMMFHYTRRSGDRLRLAAERATRPELKAFFAELAGDEQSHYLLAQADLAAFGREPSSDTPREVADFHAFWEGIGPERQLAFLGALRVLEGVARHLGGEARQGLGRLGLERTQARFLLVHLDVDLEHGARAQALCEALGAGHPEPLLDGARRAADFWVAIHRAALVGEARP; translated from the coding sequence ATGGCGTCGATCGAGGACCAGTTGGAGGCGCTCACCGTGGGGATGGCGCGCCAGGTCGCGAGCTGGCTGCCGGAGGTGACGCCCGAGCGCTACGTGGCGTTCCTCGACATGATGTTCCACTACACGCGGCGCAGCGGAGACCGGCTGCGGCTCGCGGCCGAGCGCGCCACGCGGCCCGAGCTGAAGGCCTTCTTCGCGGAGCTGGCGGGGGACGAGCAGTCGCACTACCTGCTGGCCCAGGCGGACCTGGCGGCCTTCGGGCGCGAACCCTCGTCCGACACGCCTCGCGAGGTGGCCGACTTCCACGCCTTCTGGGAGGGAATCGGGCCGGAGCGGCAGCTCGCCTTCCTGGGCGCGCTGCGCGTGCTGGAGGGCGTGGCGCGGCACCTGGGAGGCGAGGCCCGCCAGGGGCTGGGGCGGCTCGGGCTGGAGCGGACGCAGGCGCGCTTCCTCCTCGTCCACCTCGACGTGGATCTGGAGCACGGCGCGCGGGCCCAGGCGCTCTGCGAGGCGCTGGGGGCGGGGCACCCGGAGCCGCTGCTCGACGGGGCCCGGCGGGCCGCCGACTTCTGGGTGGCCATCCACCGCGCGGCGCTGGTCGGCGAGGCACGGCCCTGA